In Nicotiana tabacum cultivar K326 chromosome 10, ASM71507v2, whole genome shotgun sequence, the DNA window ggtacatacGGTCTATAActatagtatcacccaccggggtagatacatgaacaggtgaagcaagagactcacggggcgtacccaaataacgagcaaagtatgataacaCCTAATAaaaggtggaatcgggatcaaataatacagaggcatctctgtggcagactggaacaatacctataataacagcatctgaagcaataacatcaggTCTAGCTGGGAGTGTATAGacatgggcctgaccgccacctaatcgacctcaccctctagggcgacccctagctgactgaactccacccctagctggctggggtGGGTGGTGATAAAGTAACTAGCGCTGAAGCCAATGACTaacccctctactgagatgaacccgcaagacgacGAAGGCACTGCCTACACATATGAACCatatctccacactcataacaactcccaagtgttggagaaggggactgaaaggaacccctcgcaccggaatgactagcatatgcacctggcatagaagagccctgaactaatgGGGCACGagacaaactctgagctggaagggaactaagtgatgactggccctggtgagaaccgtgagaaccatgacccgatgatgccccacgatacccTGGGCGAGCTAGCTGGGCATGCCTGAACGGAcagcctctaccgtgctgaaactgacgtCTCGAAGGAGTACTACTTTAACTACCAGATCTTGCTCCTCTCGCTCCTGACAATGAACAGAttcaatctcacgggcaatatccacaacctcctcgaaagtagcactagtcaccctctccctggtcatgagaatacgaagctgataagtgaggccatcaacaaacctcctaatcctctctttagctgtcggaaccaaccaaatagcatgacgagctaacttggagaacctcatctcatactgcatcacagtcatctctccctgacgcaaccactcaaactgcttGCGTAGCTTCTCTCTGTGACACTGCagtacatacttctctagaaagagaatagagaactgctgccaggtaaggggtgatgcaccaacaggcctacgcctctcaaaagcctcccaccaagtgaaggcagctccagaaaattgataagtagtgaaagcgaccctgttggtctccagaatacccattgtacgaagcatcctctgacacttatccaagaaaccttgggcatcctcgccatatgcaccactaaaggtcagaggctgaagtctaccaaacctctccaacctacactgctcttcctctggcatggcaggaactacatagtcctgagtagCTGCAACCAGCTGGGATGGatgtgcccccggtatctgaagtccctgcacaacctgctcaagtgtgcgagtggtgggagtctgatttcctcccccggcctgagaagtagctacgaCTGTAGTAgttgaaaccgcctgagctaggccagtgctaattgatagaatctgagccaaggcctcctgaagacccggaatcacaatgggcacagctggtgctactggagcgtccataactgggacctgatcctaaaatgagcggctggtggatctgcaggtgctgctctagctgctatGCGGGCCACACCTCTGTCCATACCACGACCACGactgcgtcctcggcctctaagGCCATAACTGGTGGTACTGATGGTCATCCATCCTGatcggtagcgcgtgtcctcaccatctatgagagaatagaataacaaaagtttagtactcggatcaacaaattcgcacgacaagaatttcaagaatatgaagtttttttcctaaaggttctgcagcctctcgaggataaatacagacgtctccgtaccgatctgcgagactctactaaacctgctcatgactcgtgagccttatgtaacctaggctctgataccaacttttcacgaccttaaacccggacccggtcgtgatagcgcctctcgtgaagacaaggccatacgacacttcccatttcaatTTTTAAGCAGTTAAACAATAAGATTCAAGTCTAAAATATGATAAATAATCCAAAGGTGAACAGTGACAATACAGAACAatatgcggaatacaacccaacacagcccgatactggggtgtcactattcatgagaatctaaaaatccgaaataatcaagaaaattcTAAAGAGTTCAATACAAAACTAAAACTAGGAGAAATAAGATAAGGAAGAAGCTTTGGGCTGCAAATGTCGAtagctacctagagaatcttcggatccgcctgagctagAAAGATCAATACTTGTGGGCGGGGCCAGATGCGCCTGAATATGCACACGgtgtgcaaggagtaaagtgagtactccaactcagtgagtaataatcataaataaagactgaaagcaggaaatcacgtaagacacattacaggctataatgaagtagtaaaactaGTAAAAACAATAACTCAGTaaagatatgtgaaagtcattttagCTCAACTTAAACTTCATAAAAAGCCTTTTCAACagttaagcaggtaaatgacaggaaattaagaaagataaacacataaaggttcgcccctcgggcacagtatcaacaaatccgcccctcgggcaatatttcaaaacaataccagcctctcaggctatatctcacatcacaatgggtacccgcgctcaatCAGGGCATGCAGaagccttttcccctcgaatcggcctccactcacgtcgaatctatccaaaatcagaatcacggcgtcaaaatatgctaagggaacgaaacccaagcaaaaataatcaatttaaaacataaatctcgaaattaccaaacccgacccccgggtccacatctcggaattcgataaaatttacatcaatggatTTCTTATatcccccacgagttcatacatatcaaaagtaccaaaatccgaccataataggtccctcaaatccttaagtCTAGATCTCAAATactaagccctagtttccccaattttaacccttaaattccactaattatagctctaatccatgaaataataccataaggacgagttttaggtccaaaatccttacctcaatgaagttccctcgAAATTCCTCTTcgaaatcgtccaaaaagctccaaagctgacttgaaaatgatgaaatagctcaaaaatcgcgaaggaaacaatttataccttctgacCCAGGGATTTCACATCTGTGGCCAtattctcgcttctgcggtacTGCTTCTACGGTCAAGaccaccgcatctgcgatccttaCTTAAGTCACCAAAACCGCATCTGTGATACATTGCCCACActtgcgccatcgcaggtgcggctcctaaACCGCTTCTGCAGCTCCAGCCTTTCCAGCCTAAATCCGCTTTTGCGACCAATCTTCTGCATCTGCGGCATTGCAcatgcggtccccaatctgcatgtgcggaaataccagaagcagcaaaatctccagctcaccaaaattccaaacttctccggCTAATCCGAAAtaacctcgaggcccccgggatctcaaccaaaagtaccaacgtatcccaaaaccttattcaaactaccaatcttcaaaacacctcaaacaatatcggatcaaccaaaacacattggattcaagcctaagttttcaaaatccTCTAAATtactcttttgatcaaaaactcaaccaaaccatgtctgaatgacttgaaactttgcacacacatcccaaattacaccacaaaactactgcaactctcgaaattccattctgacccctatatcaaaatctcacctaccaaccagaaatcgccaaaataccaacttcgccaattcaagcctaaatctactccgaacctccaaaactcattccaatcacgctcctaagtcccaaatcacctcccgaagctatatgaaccatcagaactcacatctgatccctctaacacataagtcaacgtccgattgacttttccaacttaagcttcctcaaaagagactaagtgtctccaaCCTTACCAAATcttttccgaacccgagccaactaactcgatcacacatagaaccgatagacaaagaaataagaagcagaaataggggaaacggagcggtaactcatgaaacgactggccgggtcgtcacaactgttctgaaaggttgcaaaccttttcagaaatgGTACCAAATTGGCTATAAATATTCCTTCAAATCACAGAATATTTACTCACGAAATTTTCTGataatcttctttttcttctacaCAAAAAATTCTAGTGTGTTTTACAGCATTCGAGTGGTTCGCTGTTCATCGgcgtttttggtaccaacactctggtgagttaaatcgttctatcctgggaggatatattccagaacctcgggtacttgaggggaataattttcatAAGGACACACTATATAATCAGTGGTCTCGATTTGTTCCTAcaccatttttcaaaatttattttgaagttcaaatactattttcagaatttatttctactaactttctgtttctgttttcagAAAGATTATTGTTCAGAatttatttctactaattttctgtttctgttttcagaaagattattattttatttatttatagcaATACAGATTAATAACAGAATATATTGTTGCAAATCTCAAAAAACATGATTATGGAGATTATAGATAAACATGGGCTGCCGATTTTGGATTTGGGGTTTGGTCGAAAACTTTTTGTTCTTTTATGGATTGCTGGGGCGGGGAGGGGAGGGGGTTTGAGTggagaataaaaataaagaatataataaaattttgataattaaattttaaaaatggaACCACAAATATacatatcaagcaataaatagtCTAACATATGATGTGTTGTACATGTCAGCGCAATTGGTATACACGCTAAGTAGGATGTATTTATTAGTATCCAATCCATAAAGTTAGAGTATCCAAATGAAAAAAATGTGAGTTTATGTACCAGATTGGCAAACTAATACAAGtttaatagcccgtttggccaagctgcaaaaattaacttattttgagaagtactttttttcaaaagtgcttttctcaaaagcatttttggtgagaagcagtttgtgtttggctaattagtttgaaaaacacttctgagcagcaattagtgtttgatcaagctttaaaaaactgtttctaagtgtatttttctcaaaagtgcttctcaaaaaagtgcttttggagagaaattattttttttctgcttctcaaaaactgtttctgcttctccGCAAAAACACTTTTTcttcttccaaaagcttggccaaacacctcaatttctggccaaaagtgctttggaaaaaaaagagacacttttggccaaaaagaagcttggccaaacatgctataagtGGCCTCGAAatcattttgctttttttttttttttctttctgccTTTCATGTTTTGGTCTCTCTCCAAGTCCCGGTGTACATTTGATGCTTTGATCAAACCACTTAACCACTTttgaatataatatttaatatagTGTCGGTATAATTTGTTCAtataatttctctatttttttttgtttgattatGTTACTTTAAGGAAATTAACTCTATTGTattgtttgtttatttgtaacaTTTGTTGAAGTAAAAATTTTGATCGCATTTTGGGCTAACAacatttgttttaatttttgctGTGAGTTTATTCTTTCTTCCAAATGTATGACATCTTATAGAGGGTAGGAAACAGAAGAAAGGCTTCCATACGTGCTATTTCATTAATAACTCTTCTGGAATGGTAGGTTTTCTTTACGCTGAAAATAACTCGAACATAGAATGTTGAAATTGGAAAAAAGATTAAAGGATGTGTTTTTTATggttttattctcttttttacaTGTTTGTACCTCTCAAAATCGAAATAGGAAAAAAAATTACATAATCGATCTAATTAAACTTTGATTGTTTATCTAATACGTAGGTTCATACGAGATCCAATCATCTTGGTCTTGACATAAAATTTTACTATACGTGTTTGGTCAATCATAGAAACTTGtactttattatatttactcaaattgttgtttaataataactgatattattttaaaaatttatgtaCTACATGAATCGGTATTCATGTCACataaagtatatatgtatatatatatatatatatatatatatatatatatatatatatatatatatatatatatatatatatatatactctcgtCCAAAGATTCTTCCAAAAACTTCTCCCCGAATGACTGCAAAACAAATAACAAAAGATGGAAACAATAACCAGCTCAATTGTAGTGTTCTGTGCACGTATAGGTTATTCTTTGGAGacctgaaagaaggttacatacaTGTTGTCTAAGGAAGCTAAGTCCAAACCAATGAATTTCTTTCAATGACATTGCACCAAGAGTCGCACCTGAAATCCATAATACCTTCACCAAATATTGTAAGTGGACAACTCTTTGAGGTTTTCCTATATAAATCTATTTCTTCCATTGTGCCCTatgtaaaatattaaaaatggtAAGCGGCAGTTGGCAACTTCATTGAGCAAAATCAATTTGAATTGTCAATTTGTCCATTACTTTGAACTCCCTTGCGGTTTTTCCATTTTCTAAATTACAATCTCAAGATGTTTAGGAAATAAGTGCTATTAATTCTTCATCTAaagtaaaaagaaataaaaaaacaatacataatttgaaataaaattcAAATACATATAGTCGTAAGAAATAAGCACTATGTATTTGTGTTTCCTATATGTATCATGTATGTACTTAGTGTATGAAGAGACCTTCACTTCGTTaagaatttatgaaatatatgtACAGTGTTTCTTGACGTGGGACATGATAGATTGTAGAATTAATGTTTTACCGCTCATGTTGCAGTTGCCGATCACCGACTTGGTGTGGTCTCTTCCTTTTCTCTTCtacttttattttgttaaattttatTACGTATTTTTTAGTTATCAAGAAGCAATCTGGAACTTGTGTCTAAGAATAAAGAAGAGAAAGTGGTCTGTCTCTAGTCTTCAGATCCTTTAAAATAATAGGAAAAAGGAGGACAACAGTCTGTCTTCCCACTTTGCTTTTGAATACTGGGGAAAGAAATAATTACTATATGATATTCATGCTTCACAGGTTTAAAAGCAGTCTATAGGTTTCTATCTCTGACTATTATAAAATAAGTGCTAAAAGTCGATAAACACATTTGGAAAACATTAATATAAAGTTTTTGTGAGGCCGCTCTCTTGTATTGACTAAGAGACACGCATTCAAAGAAAAAGGCAAAATAGCAGGCATTAGTATAACATAGAGAGATGTAGCTAGCAAACTGGACCAGATTTCAAACATTTTCTTAGCTTTAGCTTCGTTTAGAAAGCAATGTTTGTGAAGCAGAGGTTGTATTTTCCTGTACTACTCATCATTTATCTCCACCTTTTATCATCCAGGTTTGCCTCACCCCAGGTTTCGTGGCACCTAAATGCCAGTCTTTTGAATTCTACTGCAGGACTTCCCACTTACTGGATCAACAAGCCGCTTTCGTTTGCTGATTCCACCTTCGGCTTATCTTTCTTAACACCCATCCTTCTGAGTGGAACTGATGGCATTAAGTGCCACCTCTTTGCCTTCTATTGCAATGACGACGAAGGCACCGAATGCTTTCTTGGTATCTTTTTTGCATTCAATAACGTCCCTGCTAGCGAAGACACATATTATATGGATTCCCAGTTTGTTTGGTCCGCTAACCGAAATCATCCTGTCAAAGCCAATGCAACCTTACAACTAGGCCAGGATGGTAACTTGGTCTTGGCAGACTCTGATGGCATTGTTGTTTGGTCTACAAATACAAATGGGAAATCTGTTTCAGGCTTAAACTTGACAGAAACAGGGAATCTCGTACTCTTTGATGAAACCAACCACACAATTTGGCAATCTTTTCATCATCCTACGGATTCTTTGCTCCCGGGGCAGAGTCTAGTTGCTGGGCGGAAGCTCATAGCAAGCGTTTCAGCAACGAATCGGAGTCAAGGTTTTCTATCTTTAACTATTCTCAATGGAAGCCTTGCCGCTTACATAGATTCTGACCCACCTCAGTTTTACTACGCTTCACCTTATCCGGATAGTTCTTATTTCAGTTTTGATGGTCAAACCATTACTTCTCTGCAATTCCCTCCTACATCACCAGCTCAATTCATAAAGCTTGGGCCTGATGGACATTTACGGGTTTACCAATGGGAGATGAGACTACTTAATTGGAAAGAGGTATCTGATCTTTTGACGACATATGCAGGGAACTGTGGGTACCCAATGGTGTGTGGAAGATATAGCATTTGCACAAAAAACACGCAATGTACTTGTCCGCCAGAACGAAATTTCTTCAGGCCATTTTTTGAGAGGGAACAAGATCTTGGATGTTCTCAGCTGACATCCATTTACTGCAACTCCTCGCAGTATCATAGTTTCGTAGAGCTCCGGAAAACCACATATTTTGCATATGAGTTCAATCATGAACTAAATTCTAGCATATCACGGCTTGAGGGGAAAAAGTTGGAAGATTGCAAAAGGGCCTGCCTTAGCAACTGTTCCTGCAAAGCTGCTGTTTTCGAATATGATTCGGATGGGGCTCGAAGAGGGAGCTGTTTGTTAATGAATGAGGTCTTCTCTCTCATAGATAACCAGGGTGGAACGGACACGAGAGTATTTCTTAAGGTGCAGAATTCCTCAAAGTCACAGGATTCCTCTAAGGCACAGAATCAGCCTCCAATCATTTCTGGAGGGAAAAAATTAAGATCTCTCAGAGTGATAATAGGATCTACTCTTGCAGCTTTCTTTGGGATAATTTTAAGTATCAGTACCTGCTTTGTTCTTTTCAAAAAGCGGACATACGAGTCCAGCAAGGCAGGGGATTTTCTGGATCTAGAGCCAATCTTACCGGGAATGCTAACTCGGTTCTCTTACAATGAGTTGAAAATAATTACAGCAGATTTCAGCACAAAGCTAGGGGAAGGAGGATTTGGCTCTGTATATGAGGGAACACTGAGTAATGGCACCAGAATAGCTGTGAAACATCTGGATGGTGTAGGTCATGTGATGGAATCATTCTTAACAGAAGTAAAGATAGTGGGTGGAATTCACCACGTCAATTTGATAAAACTCATTGGATTTTGTGCTGAAAAGAGCCACAGACTTCTGATCTATGAGCACATGGTAAATGGATCACTAGATAGGTGGATTTCACATAAAACTCCAGAAAATGGGCTTACATGgcatacaaggcaaaggataatATCAGATATTGCCAAAGGCTTAGCTTATTTACATGAAGAGTGCAGCCAGAAAATAATTCATTTGGACATCAAACCACAAAACATCCTTCTAGATCAAAATTTCAATGCGAAGATCTCTGATTTTGGGTTGTCGAAACTAATTGAGAAAGACAAAAGCAAAGTTGTAACTAGAATGAGAGGAACACCAGGGTATCTAGCCCCTGAATGGCTGAGGTCAGTGATCACTGAGAAAGTAGACGTGTATGCTTTTGGAATTGTGCTCTTGGAAGTTCTCTGTGGGCGAAAGAATTTGGATTTGTCCCAGGCTGATGATGATGTTCATTTGCTAagtgtttttgaaagaaaagtagAGGAAGAGCTGCTCATGGACATGGTTGACAAAACTAATGAGGATATGCAGCGCCATAAAGAAGCAGTGACACAAATGATGAGCATCGCTGCATGGTGTCTACAGGGCGACTTCACCAAGAGGCCTTCAATGACATTGGTGGTTAAGGCGCTGGAAGGGTTGGTTTTTGTTGAAACCAACTTGGATTATAATTTCACAAACGCACCTCAGGTTGGAGCAGGCAACCAACAGAGGGAAGCCACTATCAGTTCAATACTGCCTTCAATTTTATCGGGACCAAGGTGAACAATAAGCTTaaaagtttttgagttttattttctttctatcCTTTATTTTGTGAAGAATAGAAGCTTGTATCTACCTTTATATTTGCATGCTTCATCACTTGATCCATCTTTCTCTTGTACATACTGTTTCCCAAAATTTCTTCCATCGGCTTTGGTTTTGTTGGCATCTAAATTTGGCTATCGGGTAAATTAGTAGATGGCACAAT includes these proteins:
- the LOC107813279 gene encoding G-type lectin S-receptor-like serine/threonine-protein kinase SD2-5 gives rise to the protein MFVKQRLYFPVLLIIYLHLLSSRFASPQVSWHLNASLLNSTAGLPTYWINKPLSFADSTFGLSFLTPILLSGTDGIKCHLFAFYCNDDEGTECFLGIFFAFNNVPASEDTYYMDSQFVWSANRNHPVKANATLQLGQDGNLVLADSDGIVVWSTNTNGKSVSGLNLTETGNLVLFDETNHTIWQSFHHPTDSLLPGQSLVAGRKLIASVSATNRSQGFLSLTILNGSLAAYIDSDPPQFYYASPYPDSSYFSFDGQTITSLQFPPTSPAQFIKLGPDGHLRVYQWEMRLLNWKEVSDLLTTYAGNCGYPMVCGRYSICTKNTQCTCPPERNFFRPFFEREQDLGCSQLTSIYCNSSQYHSFVELRKTTYFAYEFNHELNSSISRLEGKKLEDCKRACLSNCSCKAAVFEYDSDGARRGSCLLMNEVFSLIDNQGGTDTRVFLKVQNSSKSQDSSKAQNQPPIISGGKKLRSLRVIIGSTLAAFFGIILSISTCFVLFKKRTYESSKAGDFLDLEPILPGMLTRFSYNELKIITADFSTKLGEGGFGSVYEGTLSNGTRIAVKHLDGVGHVMESFLTEVKIVGGIHHVNLIKLIGFCAEKSHRLLIYEHMVNGSLDRWISHKTPENGLTWHTRQRIISDIAKGLAYLHEECSQKIIHLDIKPQNILLDQNFNAKISDFGLSKLIEKDKSKVVTRMRGTPGYLAPEWLRSVITEKVDVYAFGIVLLEVLCGRKNLDLSQADDDVHLLSVFERKVEEELLMDMVDKTNEDMQRHKEAVTQMMSIAAWCLQGDFTKRPSMTLVVKALEGLVFVETNLDYNFTNAPQVGAGNQQREATISSILPSILSGPR